The following proteins are co-located in the Malus sylvestris chromosome 13, drMalSylv7.2, whole genome shotgun sequence genome:
- the LOC126596159 gene encoding myosin-6-like isoform X3: MAANVNLAVGSHVWVDDSEKAWIDGEVVGVNDEEIEINCTSGKTVTAKASSVYPKDPEFPQCGVDDMTKLAYLHEPGVLQNLKSRYCVNEIYTYTGSILIAVNPFRRLPHLYDNHMMEQYKGVALGELSPHPFAIADAAYRQMINEGISQAILVSGESGAGKTESTKMLMRYLAYMGGRAVSEGRSVEQQVLESNPVLEAFGNAKTVRNNNSSRFGKFVEIQFDQTGRISGAAIRTYLLERSRVCQVSDPERNYHCFYMLCSAPPEDVEKYKLGNPRTFHYLNQSNCYELDGVDDSEEYLTTRKAMDVVGISSEEQDGIFRVVAAILHLGNVNFAKGNESDSSEPKDDNSRFHLKTAAELFMCDEQSLEDSLCKRVMVTRDETIKKSLDPDSAAISRDALAKIVYSRLFDWLVNKINNTIGQDPDSKYLIGVLDIYGFESFKTNSFEQFCINLTNEKLQQHFNQHVFKMEQEEYTKEEIDWSYIEFIDNQDVLDLIEKKPGGIIALLDEACMFPRSTHETFSQKLYQTFKDHKRFNKPKLSPTDFTICHYAGDVTYQTEFFLDKNKDYVVAEHQALLSASKCPFVSGLFPPLPEESAKQSKFSSIGSRFKQQLQSLLETLSAIEPHYIRCVKPNNQLKPAIFENSAVLQQLCCGGVMEAIRISCAGYPTRKTFGEFTSRFKILAPEVLNGSVDEVTACKKLLQKVNLKGYQVGKTKVFLRAGQMAELDAYRSEVLGRSASVIQRKVRSYLCRKKFVLLRLSAIQIQGLCRGQVARHRYENMRREAASVIIQKYGRSYLSRNGYKNLCSSAVSIQIGMRGLAARKELSSRKKTRAATVIQSHCRKHLAHAHYLRMKNAAIAIQCGWRRVVARRELRRLKMAAKETGALQEAKNKLEKEVEELTWRLQLEKRMRADMEEAKTKENAKLQSALKEMQLEFQETKSLLMKEREAAAKASEEAAKAAEAAAKVAEQMPVVQEISVVDQEIVNKLTAENEQLKALVDSLEKKIDETEKKFEETSRLSEQRLKQATEAESKIIDLKTAMQRLEEKLSDIETEDHILRQQALKMSASMKMSEHLAGAPAQEPLRTTPSKKFGSESFRRSQIERQHEGVDTLMKLVTGNLGFSEGKPVAAITTYKCLLHWRLFEAEKTSVFDRLIQIIGSAIEDQDNIDHMAYWLSNTSTLLFLLQRSLRTAPRKPPTPTSLFGRMTQGFRSSSANLSVGASDLVRQVEAKYPALLFKQQLTAYVEKIYGIVRDNLKKELSLHLSSCIQAPKTAKGGVSKSPEGSTGNSPRANPWNSIIANLNGFLTTFKENCVPPIIVQKIFTQMFSYINVQIFNSLLLRRECCTFSNGQYVKNGLAELELWCSLAKEEYAGSSWDELKYVRQAVGFLVLHQKSRISYDELTNDLCPVLSVQQLHRVCTLFLDDDYNTQSVSPDVISSMNFLMTDDSSSDDSSSFLLDDNSSIPFSIEDISSSMQDQSYSDVKPPAELSENPDFQFLQE, translated from the exons ACAGATGATTAACGAGGGAATAAGCCAGGCAATTTTGGTCAGTGGGGAAAGTGGAGCCGGGAAAACAGAGAGTACAAAGATGCTTATGCGTTATCTTGCCTATATGGGTGGAAGAGCTGTATCTGAGGGGCGGTCTGTGGAACAGCAAGTCTTGGAG TCTAACCCTGTTCTTGAAGCATTTGGTAATGCAAAGACTGTCCGAAACAATAATTCCAG TCGTTTTGGTAAGTTCGTGGAGATTCAGTTTGATCAAACAGGGAGAATCTCAGGAGCTGCCATTAGAACTTATTTATTGGAGCGATCCAGAGTTTGTCAAGTATCTGATCCAGAGAGAAATTACCATTGCTTTTATATGCTCTGTTCTGCACCTCCAGAG GATGTTGAGAAGTACAAATTGGGAAATCCGAGAACATTTCATTATTTAAATCAGTCCAACTGCTATGAGCTGGATGGGGTGGACGATTCAGAGGAGTATCTCACAACTAGGAAAGCTATGGATGTGGTTGGGATCAGTTCTGAGGAGCAG GATGGAATATTTCGAGTTGTAGCTGCAATACTTCATTTAGGCAACGTTAACTTTGCAAAGGGGAATGAATCTGATTCTTCTGAACCCAAGGATGATAACTCTCGGTTCCATCTCAAAACTGCTGCTGAACTTTTCAT GTGTGATGAGCAATCTCTTGAAGATTCTCTGTGCAAACGTGTGATGGTGACCCGTGATGAGACCATAAAGAAAAGCTTGGATCCAGATTCTGCAGCCATCAGTAGAGATGCATTGGCCAAAATTGTTTATTCAAGGTTATTTGATTG GCTTGTGAACAAGATAAACAACACTATTGGTCAGGATCCTGATTCAAAATATTTGATTGGAGTTCTGGATATTTATGGATTCGAGAGTTTCAAGACAAACAG CTTCGAACAATTTTGTATCAATTTGACAAATGAAAAATTGCAGCAGCATTTCAACCAG CATGTGTTCAAGATGGAGCAAGAAGAATATACTAAAGAAGAAATTGATTGGAGTTACATAGAGTTCATCGATAATCAGGATGTTCTTGATCTCATTGAAAAG aAGCCCGGTGGCATCATTGCTCTTCTGGATGAGGCTTG TATGTTCCCGAGATCAACCCATGAAACATTTTCACAGAAGCTTTATCAAACTTTTAAAGACCATAAACGTTTTAACAAGCCAAAATTGTCGCCTACCGACTTTACCATTTGCCATTATGCCGGTGAT gttacttatcaaacagAGTTCTTCCTGGATAAGAACAAAGATTATGTTGTTGCAGAGCATCAAGCACTCCTTAGTGCCTCCAAATGCCCTTTTGTTTCAGGCTTGTTCCCTCCTTTACCCGAAGAATCTGCCAAACAATCAAAGTTCTCATCAATAGGTTCTCGATTCAAG CAACAACTGCAATCATTGCTTGAAACGCTAAGTGCCATTGAGCCTCACTACATACGCTGTGTAAAGCCAAATAATCAACTCAAACCTGCCATATTTGAAAATAGCGCTGTTTTACAGCAGCTTTGCTGTGGG GGAGTAATGGAGGCCATTCGGATTAGTTGTGCTGGATATCCAACTAGAAAGACCTTTGGAGAATTTACAAGTCGTTTTAAAATTCTGGCACCTGAGGTTCTAAATGGAAG CGTTGATGAGGTCACTGCATGCAAGAAGCTATTACAAAAGGTCAACCTCAAGGGATATCAG GTTGGGAAAACAAAAGTGTTCCTCAGGGCTGGTCAGATGGCAGAACTAGATGCATATAGAAGTGAGGTATTGGGAAGATCGGCTAGTGTTATCCAGAGAAAAGTTCGCTCCTACCTATGTCGCAAAAAATTTGTCTTGTTGCGGTTGTCTGCCATCCAAATCCAAGGCTTATGTAGAG GACAAGTTGCACGCCACCGATATGAAAACATGAGAAGGGAAGCTGCTTCTGTGATTATCCAGAAATATGGTCGCTCGTATCTTTCTAGGAATGGTTATAAAAACTTGTGCTCTTCAGCTGTTTCTATTCAAATTGGTATGCGCGGGTTGGCTGCTCGTAAGGAGCTTAGTTCCAGGAAGAAAACAAGGGCTGCAACTGTGATACAG AGTCATTGCCGGAAACACTTAGCACATGCTCATTATTTGAGGATGAAGAATGCAGCTATTGCCATACAATGTGGTTGGAGACGAGTAGTTGCTCGTAGAGAGTTGCGGAGGCTAAAGATG GCTGCTAAGGAAACTGGTGCTCTCCAAGAAGCcaaaaataagttggaaaaggaAGTTGAAGAGCTAACCTGGCGCCTGCAACTGGAGAAGCGAATGAGG GCTGATATGGAAGAGgccaaaacaaaggaaaatgcGAAGTTGCAGTCTGCTTTGAAAGAGATGCAACTCGAATTTCAAGAAACTAAATCCCTGCTTATGAAGGAACGTGAGGCTGCAGCAAAAGCATCAGAGGAGGCAGCAAAAGCGGCTGAGGCTGCAGCAAAAGTAGCTGAACAAATGCCAGTCGTACAGGAGATTTCAGTTGTGGATCAGGAAATAGTCAATAAGCTTACTGCCGAAAATGAGCAGCTTAAG GCCCTGGTGGATTcactggaaaagaagattgatgAAACAGAGAAAAAGTTTGAAGAAACAAGCAGGCTTAGTGAACAGCGGCTCAAGCAGGCTACGGAGGCAGAATCAAAGATAATTGATTTGAAGACTGCCATGCAGAG GCTAGAAGAAAAACTTTCTGACATAGAAACCGAGGACCATATTTTGCGTCAGCAAGCATTAAAGATGTCAGCTTCTATGAAAATGTCAGAGCATTTGGCTGGAGCACCAGCTCAG GAACCACTGAGAACTACACCGTCCAAGAAATTTGGCTCAGAGTCTTTCAGGAGATCCCAAATTGAAAGGCAACAT GAGGGTGTAGATACTCTTATGAAATTAGTGACAGGTAATCTTGGATTCAGTGAAGGAAAGCCAGTTGCAGCAATAACAACATACAAATGTCTTCTGCACTGGAGATTATTTGAAGCGGAAAAAACTAGTGTATTTGACCGACTTATTCAGATAATTGGTTCTGCAATTGAG GACCAGGATAACATTGATCATATGGCTTATTGGCTTTCCAATACATCTACATTGTTGTTCTTGCTCCAGCGGAGCTTAAGAACTGCTCCACGAAAGCCTCCTACCCCCACATCTTTATTTGGAAGGATGACCCAA GGCTTCCGATCTTCTTCTGCCAATCTTTCAGTTGGTGCTTCTGATTTAGTACGTCAGGTTGAGGCGAAGTATCCAGCTTTGCTCTTTAAGCAGCAACTTACAGCATATGTGGAAAAGATATATGGAATCGTCCGAGACAATTTGAAGAAGGAATTGTCACTTCATCTTTCTTCTTGCATCCAG gcacccaaaACGGCAAAAGGTGGTGTTTCAAAATCACCCGAAGGATCAACTGGGAACAGTCCTCGGGCTAATCCTTGGAATAGCATCATCGCAAATCTTAATGGGTTTCTCACTACATTTAAAGAAAATTGT GTGCCTCCAATTATTGTTCAGAAGATATTTACTCAAATGTTCTCATACATCAATGTACAGATTTTTAATAG CCTTCTTCTTCGTCGAGAGTGCTGCACCTTCAGCAATGGCCAATATGTGAAGAATGGGCTAGCTGAATTGGAGCTATGGTGTAGCCTAGCAAAAGAAGAG TATGCTGGCTCATCATGGGATGAACTCAAATATGTTAGGCAGGCTGTAGGATTCTTG GTTCTACACCAAAAGTCCAGAATCTCCTATGATGAACTAACAAATGACCTATGCCCT GTCTTGAGTGTTCAACAACTTCATAGAGTATGCACACTATTTTTGGATGATGATTACAACACGCAAAGTGTTTCCCCTGAT GTCATTTCCAGCATGAACTTTCTAATGACAGATGACTCCAGCAGTGATGATAGCAGCTCCTTCTTGCTGGATGACAATTCCAG CATTCCTTTCTCGATTGAAGATATATCTAGTTCCATGCAAGACCAGAGCTATTCAGATGTAAAACCTCCCGCAGAACTTTCGGAGAATCCAGACTTCCAATTTTTACAGGAGTAA
- the LOC126596159 gene encoding myosin-6-like isoform X4 — MDVVGISSEEQDGIFRVVAAILHLGNVNFAKGNESDSSEPKDDNSRFHLKTAAELFMCDEQSLEDSLCKRVMVTRDETIKKSLDPDSAAISRDALAKIVYSRLFDWLVNKINNTIGQDPDSKYLIGVLDIYGFESFKTNSFEQFCINLTNEKLQQHFNQHVFKMEQEEYTKEEIDWSYIEFIDNQDVLDLIEKKPGGIIALLDEACMFPRSTHETFSQKLYQTFKDHKRFNKPKLSPTDFTICHYAGDVTYQTEFFLDKNKDYVVAEHQALLSASKCPFVSGLFPPLPEESAKQSKFSSIGSRFKQQLQSLLETLSAIEPHYIRCVKPNNQLKPAIFENSAVLQQLCCGGVMEAIRISCAGYPTRKTFGEFTSRFKILAPEVLNGSVDEVTACKKLLQKVNLKGYQVGKTKVFLRAGQMAELDAYRSEVLGRSASVIQRKVRSYLCRKKFVLLRLSAIQIQGLCRGQVARHRYENMRREAASVIIQKYGRSYLSRNGYKNLCSSAVSIQIGMRGLAARKELSSRKKTRAATVIQSHCRKHLAHAHYLRMKNAAIAIQCGWRRVVARRELRRLKMAAKETGALQEAKNKLEKEVEELTWRLQLEKRMRADMEEAKTKENAKLQSALKEMQLEFQETKSLLMKEREAAAKASEEAAKAAEAAAKVAEQMPVVQEISVVDQEIVNKLTAENEQLKALVDSLEKKIDETEKKFEETSRLSEQRLKQATEAESKIIDLKTAMQRLEEKLSDIETEDHILRQQALKMSASMKMSEHLAGAPAQPLGNGHHEPLRTTPSKKFGSESFRRSQIERQHEGVDTLMKLVTGNLGFSEGKPVAAITTYKCLLHWRLFEAEKTSVFDRLIQIIGSAIEDQDNIDHMAYWLSNTSTLLFLLQRSLRTAPRKPPTPTSLFGRMTQGFRSSSANLSVGASDLVRQVEAKYPALLFKQQLTAYVEKIYGIVRDNLKKELSLHLSSCIQAPKTAKGGVSKSPEGSTGNSPRANPWNSIIANLNGFLTTFKENCVPPIIVQKIFTQMFSYINVQIFNSLLLRRECCTFSNGQYVKNGLAELELWCSLAKEEYAGSSWDELKYVRQAVGFLVLHQKSRISYDELTNDLCPVLSVQQLHRVCTLFLDDDYNTQSVSPDVISSMNFLMTDDSSSDDSSSFLLDDNSSIPFSIEDISSSMQDQSYSDVKPPAELSENPDFQFLQE, encoded by the exons ATGGATGTGGTTGGGATCAGTTCTGAGGAGCAG GATGGAATATTTCGAGTTGTAGCTGCAATACTTCATTTAGGCAACGTTAACTTTGCAAAGGGGAATGAATCTGATTCTTCTGAACCCAAGGATGATAACTCTCGGTTCCATCTCAAAACTGCTGCTGAACTTTTCAT GTGTGATGAGCAATCTCTTGAAGATTCTCTGTGCAAACGTGTGATGGTGACCCGTGATGAGACCATAAAGAAAAGCTTGGATCCAGATTCTGCAGCCATCAGTAGAGATGCATTGGCCAAAATTGTTTATTCAAGGTTATTTGATTG GCTTGTGAACAAGATAAACAACACTATTGGTCAGGATCCTGATTCAAAATATTTGATTGGAGTTCTGGATATTTATGGATTCGAGAGTTTCAAGACAAACAG CTTCGAACAATTTTGTATCAATTTGACAAATGAAAAATTGCAGCAGCATTTCAACCAG CATGTGTTCAAGATGGAGCAAGAAGAATATACTAAAGAAGAAATTGATTGGAGTTACATAGAGTTCATCGATAATCAGGATGTTCTTGATCTCATTGAAAAG aAGCCCGGTGGCATCATTGCTCTTCTGGATGAGGCTTG TATGTTCCCGAGATCAACCCATGAAACATTTTCACAGAAGCTTTATCAAACTTTTAAAGACCATAAACGTTTTAACAAGCCAAAATTGTCGCCTACCGACTTTACCATTTGCCATTATGCCGGTGAT gttacttatcaaacagAGTTCTTCCTGGATAAGAACAAAGATTATGTTGTTGCAGAGCATCAAGCACTCCTTAGTGCCTCCAAATGCCCTTTTGTTTCAGGCTTGTTCCCTCCTTTACCCGAAGAATCTGCCAAACAATCAAAGTTCTCATCAATAGGTTCTCGATTCAAG CAACAACTGCAATCATTGCTTGAAACGCTAAGTGCCATTGAGCCTCACTACATACGCTGTGTAAAGCCAAATAATCAACTCAAACCTGCCATATTTGAAAATAGCGCTGTTTTACAGCAGCTTTGCTGTGGG GGAGTAATGGAGGCCATTCGGATTAGTTGTGCTGGATATCCAACTAGAAAGACCTTTGGAGAATTTACAAGTCGTTTTAAAATTCTGGCACCTGAGGTTCTAAATGGAAG CGTTGATGAGGTCACTGCATGCAAGAAGCTATTACAAAAGGTCAACCTCAAGGGATATCAG GTTGGGAAAACAAAAGTGTTCCTCAGGGCTGGTCAGATGGCAGAACTAGATGCATATAGAAGTGAGGTATTGGGAAGATCGGCTAGTGTTATCCAGAGAAAAGTTCGCTCCTACCTATGTCGCAAAAAATTTGTCTTGTTGCGGTTGTCTGCCATCCAAATCCAAGGCTTATGTAGAG GACAAGTTGCACGCCACCGATATGAAAACATGAGAAGGGAAGCTGCTTCTGTGATTATCCAGAAATATGGTCGCTCGTATCTTTCTAGGAATGGTTATAAAAACTTGTGCTCTTCAGCTGTTTCTATTCAAATTGGTATGCGCGGGTTGGCTGCTCGTAAGGAGCTTAGTTCCAGGAAGAAAACAAGGGCTGCAACTGTGATACAG AGTCATTGCCGGAAACACTTAGCACATGCTCATTATTTGAGGATGAAGAATGCAGCTATTGCCATACAATGTGGTTGGAGACGAGTAGTTGCTCGTAGAGAGTTGCGGAGGCTAAAGATG GCTGCTAAGGAAACTGGTGCTCTCCAAGAAGCcaaaaataagttggaaaaggaAGTTGAAGAGCTAACCTGGCGCCTGCAACTGGAGAAGCGAATGAGG GCTGATATGGAAGAGgccaaaacaaaggaaaatgcGAAGTTGCAGTCTGCTTTGAAAGAGATGCAACTCGAATTTCAAGAAACTAAATCCCTGCTTATGAAGGAACGTGAGGCTGCAGCAAAAGCATCAGAGGAGGCAGCAAAAGCGGCTGAGGCTGCAGCAAAAGTAGCTGAACAAATGCCAGTCGTACAGGAGATTTCAGTTGTGGATCAGGAAATAGTCAATAAGCTTACTGCCGAAAATGAGCAGCTTAAG GCCCTGGTGGATTcactggaaaagaagattgatgAAACAGAGAAAAAGTTTGAAGAAACAAGCAGGCTTAGTGAACAGCGGCTCAAGCAGGCTACGGAGGCAGAATCAAAGATAATTGATTTGAAGACTGCCATGCAGAG GCTAGAAGAAAAACTTTCTGACATAGAAACCGAGGACCATATTTTGCGTCAGCAAGCATTAAAGATGTCAGCTTCTATGAAAATGTCAGAGCATTTGGCTGGAGCACCAGCTCAG CCTTTGGGGAATGGTCATCAT GAACCACTGAGAACTACACCGTCCAAGAAATTTGGCTCAGAGTCTTTCAGGAGATCCCAAATTGAAAGGCAACAT GAGGGTGTAGATACTCTTATGAAATTAGTGACAGGTAATCTTGGATTCAGTGAAGGAAAGCCAGTTGCAGCAATAACAACATACAAATGTCTTCTGCACTGGAGATTATTTGAAGCGGAAAAAACTAGTGTATTTGACCGACTTATTCAGATAATTGGTTCTGCAATTGAG GACCAGGATAACATTGATCATATGGCTTATTGGCTTTCCAATACATCTACATTGTTGTTCTTGCTCCAGCGGAGCTTAAGAACTGCTCCACGAAAGCCTCCTACCCCCACATCTTTATTTGGAAGGATGACCCAA GGCTTCCGATCTTCTTCTGCCAATCTTTCAGTTGGTGCTTCTGATTTAGTACGTCAGGTTGAGGCGAAGTATCCAGCTTTGCTCTTTAAGCAGCAACTTACAGCATATGTGGAAAAGATATATGGAATCGTCCGAGACAATTTGAAGAAGGAATTGTCACTTCATCTTTCTTCTTGCATCCAG gcacccaaaACGGCAAAAGGTGGTGTTTCAAAATCACCCGAAGGATCAACTGGGAACAGTCCTCGGGCTAATCCTTGGAATAGCATCATCGCAAATCTTAATGGGTTTCTCACTACATTTAAAGAAAATTGT GTGCCTCCAATTATTGTTCAGAAGATATTTACTCAAATGTTCTCATACATCAATGTACAGATTTTTAATAG CCTTCTTCTTCGTCGAGAGTGCTGCACCTTCAGCAATGGCCAATATGTGAAGAATGGGCTAGCTGAATTGGAGCTATGGTGTAGCCTAGCAAAAGAAGAG TATGCTGGCTCATCATGGGATGAACTCAAATATGTTAGGCAGGCTGTAGGATTCTTG GTTCTACACCAAAAGTCCAGAATCTCCTATGATGAACTAACAAATGACCTATGCCCT GTCTTGAGTGTTCAACAACTTCATAGAGTATGCACACTATTTTTGGATGATGATTACAACACGCAAAGTGTTTCCCCTGAT GTCATTTCCAGCATGAACTTTCTAATGACAGATGACTCCAGCAGTGATGATAGCAGCTCCTTCTTGCTGGATGACAATTCCAG CATTCCTTTCTCGATTGAAGATATATCTAGTTCCATGCAAGACCAGAGCTATTCAGATGTAAAACCTCCCGCAGAACTTTCGGAGAATCCAGACTTCCAATTTTTACAGGAGTAA